A portion of the Streptomyces erythrochromogenes genome contains these proteins:
- a CDS encoding ABC transporter ATP-binding protein, protein MIRFDQVSVTYDGASAPSLQGVDLEIPEGELTLLVGPSGVGKSTLLGTVSGLVPHFTGGTLRGRVTVAGRDTRTHRPRELADVVGTVGQDPLAHFVTDVVEDELAYGMESLGLPPAVMRRRVEETLDLLGLNELRDRPIATLSGGQQQRVAIGSVLTTHPKVLVLDEPTSALDPAAAEEVLAVLQRLVHDLGTTVLMAEHRLERVVQYADRVLLLPARGAAPVLGSPAEVMAVSPVCPPVVSLGRLAGWSPLPLSVRDARRRAAPLRSRLSPAAGSAPGNPVHPLPAPNPASGALPGPAPSVALPAPPTLEAPGSDNPAPPTLEAPGSDNPASPTLEAPGSDNPASPTLEAPGSGNPASPAFEARGSGGGAPRSDAAPGLLSRLLRRGGKPEPAEPAAGDTAGDTARVRNLGLRRARTDVLRGIDLTVAPGETIALMGRNGAGKSTLLSTLVGTLAPTTGEVTVGGRTPHRTPPPEMVRRVGLVPQEPRDLLYADTVAAECAAADSDAGAAPGTCRELVSGLLPGVPDDTHPRDLSEGQRLALALALVLTGRPALLLLDEPTRGLDYAAKARLIEILRGLAADGHAVVLATHDVELAAELADRVVILAGGEVVADGPTAEVVVSSPAFAPQVAKVLAPGHWLTVGQVAEALDAAAGR, encoded by the coding sequence GTGATCCGCTTCGATCAGGTGTCGGTCACCTACGACGGCGCCTCCGCCCCCTCGCTGCAGGGCGTCGACCTGGAGATCCCGGAGGGCGAGCTGACGCTGCTGGTCGGCCCGTCCGGGGTCGGCAAGTCCACCCTGCTGGGGACGGTGAGCGGGCTCGTCCCGCACTTCACGGGCGGCACCCTGCGCGGCCGGGTCACGGTCGCGGGCCGCGACACGCGTACGCACCGGCCGCGGGAGCTCGCGGACGTGGTGGGCACGGTGGGCCAGGACCCCCTGGCGCACTTCGTGACGGACGTGGTGGAGGACGAGCTGGCCTACGGGATGGAGTCCCTGGGCCTGCCGCCCGCGGTGATGCGCCGCCGGGTGGAGGAGACCCTCGACCTGCTGGGCCTGAACGAGCTGCGCGACCGGCCGATCGCGACGCTGTCGGGCGGCCAGCAGCAGCGGGTGGCGATCGGCTCGGTGCTGACGACGCACCCGAAGGTGCTGGTGCTGGACGAGCCGACGTCCGCGCTGGACCCGGCGGCGGCCGAGGAGGTCCTGGCGGTCCTCCAGCGGCTGGTCCACGACCTGGGCACGACCGTGCTGATGGCGGAGCACCGGTTGGAGCGGGTGGTGCAGTACGCCGACCGCGTCCTGCTGCTGCCCGCCCGCGGCGCGGCGCCGGTGCTGGGCTCCCCGGCCGAGGTGATGGCCGTCTCCCCGGTCTGCCCGCCGGTGGTCTCCCTGGGCCGCCTCGCGGGCTGGTCCCCGCTCCCCCTCTCGGTCCGCGACGCCCGCCGCCGGGCCGCCCCCCTGCGGAGCCGCCTCTCGCCCGCGGCGGGCTCCGCACCGGGCAACCCCGTGCACCCCCTGCCCGCCCCCAACCCCGCTTCCGGGGCTCTGCCCGGACCCGCGCCGTCGGTTGCCCTTCCAGCCCCGCCGACGCTCGAGGCACCGGGATCCGACAATCCAGCCCCGCCGACGCTCGAGGCACCGGGATCCGACAATCCAGCCTCGCCGACGCTCGAGGCACCGGGATCCGACAATCCAGCCTCGCCGACGCTCGAGGCGCCGGGGTCCGGCAATCCAGCCTCGCCGGCGTTTGAGGCGCGGGGGTCCGGGGGCGGCGCCCCCCGCAGCGACGCCGCACCCGGCCTGCTCAGCCGCCTGCTGCGCCGCGGCGGCAAGCCGGAGCCCGCCGAGCCCGCCGCAGGCGACACGGCAGGCGACACCGCCCGGGTACGGAACCTCGGCCTCCGCCGCGCCCGCACCGACGTGCTGCGCGGCATCGACCTCACGGTGGCGCCCGGCGAGACCATCGCCCTGATGGGCCGCAACGGCGCCGGCAAGTCCACCCTGCTCTCCACCCTCGTCGGTACGCTCGCCCCCACCACCGGCGAGGTGACCGTCGGCGGCCGGACCCCGCACCGTACGCCGCCGCCCGAGATGGTGCGCCGGGTCGGCCTCGTCCCGCAGGAGCCCCGCGACCTGCTCTACGCCGACACGGTCGCCGCCGAGTGCGCCGCCGCCGACTCCGACGCCGGCGCGGCCCCCGGTACCTGCCGCGAGCTGGTCTCCGGACTGCTGCCGGGTGTCCCCGACGACACCCACCCGCGTGACCTGTCCGAGGGCCAGCGCCTGGCCCTGGCCCTGGCGCTGGTCCTCACGGGTCGGCCCGCCCTGCTGCTGCTCGACGAGCCGACCCGCGGTCTGGACTACGCCGCCAAGGCCCGCCTGATCGAGATCCTGCGCGGCCTGGCCGCCGACGGCCACGCCGTCGTCCTGGCCACCCACGACGTGGAGCTGGCCGCCGAGCTGGCCGACCGCGTGGTGATCCTGGCGGGCGGGGAGGTCGTGGCGGACGGCCCGACGGCGGAGGTCGTGGTGTCCTCTCCGGCCTTCGCGCCGCAGGTGGCGAAGGTGCTGGCGCCGGGCCACTGGCTCACCGTGGGCCAGGTGGCCGAGGCTCTCGACGCGGCGGCGGGCCGATGA
- a CDS encoding prenyltransferase/squalene oxidase repeat-containing protein, translating to MTVRRSAAALAASAVLCVGVAPAALADTAPPSPSAPPVIPSGLYGKNDPAYDGVWRQSFALLAQDTVGVKPAAQAVDWLVGQQCANGSFPAFRADTTKDCDATAYIDSNATAAAVQALTALGGHDAGVKKAVGWLKSVQNEDGGWSSNPGGAMDTGTDANSTAIVISALTAAGEKPAETKSKAGKSPYEALLSFQLGCAAEPAADRGAFAFQPVGGKLVANADATAAAALAGLGKGTAVVPSGTDTPATTLTCPAAAAADPAAGAAAAAQGAAGYLAEALKKDGHLTALTPGADQPTADTGNTADAVIALAAAGHKQSAAGALEWLKGNSAEWAKGSPAALGTLVLAAHATGTDPKSFGGTDLVAALNATGPAPQGADTGATEVEGEKEEPSGGQNLWWIIGAGAAAGMGIGILLSGRRKKNQL from the coding sequence ATGACCGTCCGCCGCAGCGCCGCCGCGCTCGCCGCCTCCGCCGTGCTCTGCGTGGGTGTCGCCCCCGCAGCCCTCGCCGACACCGCGCCGCCCTCCCCCTCCGCGCCCCCGGTCATCCCCTCCGGGCTCTACGGCAAGAACGACCCCGCCTACGACGGCGTGTGGCGGCAGTCCTTCGCGCTGCTCGCCCAGGACACCGTCGGCGTCAAGCCCGCCGCGCAGGCCGTGGACTGGCTGGTCGGCCAGCAGTGCGCGAACGGCTCCTTCCCCGCATTCCGCGCGGACACCACCAAGGACTGCGACGCGACGGCGTACATCGACTCGAACGCGACGGCCGCGGCCGTGCAGGCGCTGACCGCGCTCGGCGGCCACGACGCCGGCGTCAAGAAGGCCGTGGGCTGGCTGAAGTCCGTACAGAACGAGGACGGCGGCTGGAGCTCCAACCCCGGCGGCGCCATGGACACCGGCACCGACGCCAACTCGACCGCCATCGTGATCAGCGCCCTGACCGCGGCGGGCGAGAAGCCGGCCGAGACGAAGTCGAAGGCGGGCAAGTCCCCGTACGAGGCACTGCTCTCCTTCCAGCTGGGCTGCGCCGCCGAGCCGGCCGCGGACCGGGGCGCCTTCGCGTTCCAGCCGGTCGGCGGCAAGCTGGTCGCCAACGCCGACGCCACGGCCGCGGCGGCGCTCGCCGGCCTCGGCAAGGGCACGGCCGTCGTCCCGTCCGGTACGGACACCCCCGCGACCACGCTGACCTGCCCGGCGGCTGCCGCCGCGGACCCGGCCGCCGGTGCCGCGGCCGCCGCCCAGGGCGCGGCCGGCTACCTGGCCGAGGCCCTCAAGAAGGACGGCCACCTGACCGCCCTCACCCCGGGTGCGGACCAGCCGACCGCGGACACCGGCAACACCGCCGACGCGGTGATCGCGCTCGCCGCGGCCGGGCACAAGCAGTCGGCGGCGGGCGCGCTGGAGTGGCTGAAGGGCAACTCCGCCGAGTGGGCCAAGGGCTCCCCGGCCGCCCTGGGCACCCTGGTCCTCGCCGCGCACGCCACGGGCACCGACCCGAAGTCCTTCGGAGGCACCGACCTCGTGGCCGCGCTGAACGCGACGGGCCCGGCCCCGCAGGGCGCGGACACCGGCGCGACCGAGGTGGAGGGCGAGAAGGAGGAGCCGTCCGGCGGCCAGAACCTCTGGTGGATCATCGGTGCGGGGGCCGCGGCCGGTATGGGCATCGGCATCCTGCTGAGCGGCCGCCGGAAGAAGAACCAGCTCTGA
- a CDS encoding SCO2322 family protein translates to MRRRLPAAALALGIVLALLAAAPALAAGYRYWSFWDGAAGGQWSYASQGPSLARPADGSVQGFRFAVSKDAATEAAKPRAAADFEAVCGATAPAEGRKRVALVIDFGVQADAPSGEVVPQEAPRTACAQVAPEATTAEALAAVAKPLRYNSAALLCAIAGYPQHGCGEQIAETGAAEASAEPSGSAPGGGGPSAGLLVGIAAVAVLAAAGVWQSRRRRR, encoded by the coding sequence ATGCGCCGCCGCCTGCCCGCCGCGGCCCTCGCTCTCGGCATCGTCCTGGCCCTGCTGGCCGCCGCTCCGGCGCTGGCGGCCGGCTACCGCTACTGGTCGTTCTGGGACGGCGCGGCCGGCGGCCAGTGGTCGTACGCGTCGCAGGGGCCCTCGCTGGCCCGCCCCGCGGACGGCTCGGTCCAGGGCTTCCGCTTCGCGGTGAGCAAGGACGCGGCGACGGAGGCGGCGAAGCCGCGGGCCGCTGCCGATTTCGAGGCCGTGTGCGGGGCGACCGCCCCGGCGGAGGGCCGCAAGCGGGTGGCCCTCGTCATCGACTTCGGTGTGCAGGCGGACGCCCCGTCGGGCGAGGTGGTCCCGCAGGAGGCCCCGCGCACGGCCTGTGCGCAGGTGGCGCCGGAGGCCACGACGGCCGAGGCGCTGGCGGCGGTCGCCAAGCCGCTGCGCTACAACAGTGCGGCGCTGCTGTGCGCCATCGCGGGCTACCCGCAGCACGGTTGCGGGGAGCAGATCGCGGAGACCGGCGCGGCCGAGGCGTCCGCCGAGCCGTCCGGGTCCGCCCCGGGCGGCGGGGGCCCGTCCGCCGGTCTGCTGGTGGGCATCGCCGCGGTCGCCGTCCTGGCCGCCGCGGGCGTGTGGCAGTCCCGCCGCCGGCGCCGATGA
- a CDS encoding energy-coupling factor transporter transmembrane component T: MPTGAAPGDVPPARRSAPGAAGSPRRSAYERFRPPQAGRATALHAGAWWLWALGLATAASRTTNPLVLGLIVGVAGFVVAARRTDAPWARSYGAFLKLGLVVIGLRLLFSMLLGSPIPGSHTLFVLPEVPLPAWAQGIRFGGRVTAEQLVFAFYDGAKLAALLVCVGAANALANPARLLKSLPAALYEAGVAVVVAMTFAPNMVADVVRLRTARRLRGRPTGGIKAVLQIGLPVLEGALERSVAVAASMDARGYGRTAQVPPAVRHTTTVLTLGGLLGMCAGTYGLLAAQGAAYGLPVLGIGAALALAGLRLGGRRSVRTRYRPDRWGVRAWLVAGSGAAVAGLLIYAGGVDPAGLHPGVVPLVAPSLPLWPAAAVLIGLLPAFVAPVPPEEASQ; encoded by the coding sequence GTGCCCACCGGAGCCGCACCCGGCGACGTGCCCCCGGCCCGCCGGAGCGCGCCCGGGGCGGCGGGCTCCCCGCGCCGGTCGGCGTACGAACGCTTCAGGCCCCCGCAGGCCGGCCGGGCCACCGCCCTGCACGCGGGGGCCTGGTGGCTGTGGGCCCTCGGTCTGGCCACCGCCGCGTCGCGCACGACCAATCCGCTCGTCCTCGGGCTGATCGTCGGCGTCGCCGGTTTCGTGGTGGCCGCCCGCCGCACGGACGCGCCCTGGGCCCGTTCCTACGGGGCCTTCCTCAAGCTCGGCCTCGTCGTCATCGGCCTGCGCCTGCTCTTCTCGATGCTCCTGGGCTCGCCCATCCCCGGCTCGCACACCCTCTTCGTCCTCCCGGAGGTCCCGCTGCCCGCGTGGGCGCAGGGCATCCGGTTCGGCGGGAGGGTCACCGCCGAGCAGCTGGTCTTCGCGTTCTACGACGGCGCCAAGCTGGCCGCGCTCCTGGTCTGCGTGGGTGCCGCGAACGCCCTCGCCAATCCGGCCCGGCTGCTGAAGTCCCTGCCGGCCGCCCTCTACGAGGCGGGGGTGGCCGTCGTCGTCGCCATGACGTTCGCGCCGAACATGGTCGCCGACGTCGTGCGCCTGCGCACCGCCCGCCGGCTGCGCGGCCGCCCCACCGGCGGGATCAAGGCCGTCCTGCAGATCGGCCTGCCGGTGCTGGAGGGCGCCCTGGAGCGCTCGGTCGCGGTCGCGGCGTCGATGGACGCCCGCGGCTACGGCCGTACGGCGCAGGTCCCGCCGGCCGTCCGGCACACCACCACCGTCCTCACCCTCGGCGGCCTGCTCGGCATGTGCGCGGGCACGTACGGGCTGCTGGCCGCGCAGGGCGCGGCGTACGGGCTGCCCGTGCTCGGCATCGGCGCGGCCCTGGCCCTGGCGGGCCTGCGGCTCGGCGGGCGCCGGTCGGTGCGCACCCGCTACCGGCCCGACCGGTGGGGTGTGCGTGCCTGGCTGGTCGCCGGTTCCGGGGCGGCCGTCGCCGGCCTGCTCATCTACGCCGGCGGTGTCGATCCGGCCGGTCTGCATCCGGGTGTGGTCCCGCTGGTGGCCCCCTCGCTGCCGTTGTGGCCGGCGGCCGCGGTCCTGATCGGCCTGCTGCCCGCCTTCGTGGCACCCGTACCGCCCGAGGAGGCGTCGCAGTGA
- a CDS encoding ECF transporter S component, whose product MTGPANRPSNRPVRIGPRAAAALVLVTLIGIAAFGWPLLADRQSGLAHSQDAPWLFAVLLPLLVAIVVATIADDGMDAKAVAMLGVLAAVGAALRPLGAGTAGLEPMFFLMVLAGRVLGPGFGFVLGSVTMFASALLTGGVGPWMPFQMLTMGWFSLGAGLLPGPERIRGRAELLMLAAYGCAGAFAYGAVMNLQGWTIIPGMSDGISFHAGEPLAANLARFVAYYLATSLGWDLGRAALTVVLTLTLGGTLLRALRRATRKAAFDAPVSFDSGGADVRKPAADGYASGH is encoded by the coding sequence ATGACCGGCCCGGCGAACCGCCCGTCGAACCGCCCGGTCCGGATCGGCCCCCGGGCCGCCGCCGCCCTGGTGCTGGTCACCCTCATCGGCATCGCGGCCTTCGGCTGGCCGCTCCTCGCCGACCGGCAGTCGGGGCTCGCGCACTCCCAGGACGCCCCATGGCTGTTCGCGGTGCTGCTGCCCCTCCTGGTCGCCATCGTCGTGGCGACGATCGCCGACGACGGCATGGACGCGAAGGCGGTGGCGATGCTCGGCGTGCTCGCGGCCGTCGGGGCGGCCCTGAGACCGCTGGGCGCGGGCACGGCCGGCCTGGAGCCGATGTTCTTCCTGATGGTGCTGGCCGGCCGGGTGCTCGGCCCGGGCTTCGGGTTCGTGCTGGGCTCGGTGACGATGTTCGCCTCCGCCCTGCTGACGGGCGGGGTCGGGCCGTGGATGCCGTTCCAGATGCTGACGATGGGCTGGTTCTCGCTGGGCGCGGGGCTGCTGCCGGGTCCGGAGCGGATCCGGGGCCGGGCGGAGCTGCTGATGCTGGCCGCGTACGGCTGCGCGGGCGCGTTCGCGTACGGCGCGGTCATGAACCTGCAGGGGTGGACGATCATCCCGGGCATGAGCGACGGCATCTCCTTCCATGCGGGGGAGCCGTTGGCCGCGAACCTGGCGAGGTTCGTCGCGTACTACCTGGCGACCTCGCTGGGCTGGGACCTGGGCCGGGCCGCGCTGACGGTCGTACTGACGCTCACGCTCGGCGGCACGCTGCTCAGGGCGTTGCGGCGGGCGACGCGCAAAGCTGCGTTCGATGCGCCGGTCTCCTTCGATTCCGGGGGCGCAGACGTCCGTAAACCTGCCGCGGACGGGTACGCGTCCGGCCACTGA